A stretch of the Pseudoruegeria sp. SHC-113 genome encodes the following:
- a CDS encoding AAA family ATPase, which translates to MSLELGARQAAEAIAARAQGRARFVVAIAGPPGSGKSTLAEAIGARLGANACVVPMDGFHLDNALLDAQGWRPRKGAPHTFDLAGLRDLIVRLGNPRAPVYYPVFDRAADLSRAAAGCVMPEQKIVLLEGNYLLLDQPGWRDLKQMVDMSVFLRVDMVTLQQRLMARWEGFGLGPAQAEAKTAGNDLPNAQLVVTASQKADLELVDGILAR; encoded by the coding sequence ATGAGCCTTGAGCTCGGGGCCCGGCAGGCCGCGGAGGCGATCGCGGCGCGCGCGCAGGGGCGTGCCCGTTTCGTCGTGGCCATCGCTGGGCCGCCCGGCTCGGGTAAATCCACGCTGGCCGAAGCCATCGGCGCGCGGCTGGGTGCTAATGCCTGCGTCGTGCCGATGGACGGGTTTCACCTGGATAATGCGCTTCTCGACGCACAGGGCTGGCGGCCCCGCAAGGGCGCGCCGCATACGTTCGATCTGGCTGGGCTGCGCGATCTGATCGTGCGTCTCGGCAACCCGCGCGCGCCGGTCTACTACCCGGTGTTTGACCGCGCCGCCGATCTGTCCCGCGCGGCGGCGGGCTGCGTGATGCCGGAGCAGAAGATCGTGCTGCTGGAAGGCAATTACCTGCTGCTGGATCAGCCCGGCTGGCGCGATCTGAAGCAGATGGTCGATATGTCCGTCTTCCTGCGCGTGGACATGGTGACGCTGCAGCAGCGGCTCATGGCGCGCTGGGAAGGCTTTGGCCTTGGGCCGGCTCAGGCCGAGGCCAAGACAGCCGGAAACGATCTGCCCAACGCGCAACTCGTGGTCACGGCTTCGCAGAAGGCCGACCTGGAGCTGGTGGACGGTATTCTCGCGCGCTAG
- a CDS encoding ATP-binding cassette domain-containing protein, producing the protein MEPILKGRNLVKRYGKVTALDHCDFDLLPGEILAVIGDNGAGKSSLIKAVSGAVIPDEGEVFLEGQKVAFRTPIEARAAGIETVYQTLAMSPALSITDNMFMGREIRKPGFRGKYLRQLDKPAMERFARDKLSELGLMTIQNINQAVETLSGGQRQGVAVARAAAFGSKVIILDEPTAALGVKESRRVLELILDVKSRGIPIILISHNMPHVFEVADRIHVHRLGRRLCVVDPKDYTMSDAVAFMTGAKEPPAEVAAA; encoded by the coding sequence GTGGAACCCATTCTCAAGGGGCGCAACCTTGTCAAACGCTATGGTAAGGTCACCGCGCTGGACCATTGCGATTTCGACCTGCTGCCGGGGGAGATCCTCGCGGTAATCGGCGACAACGGCGCGGGGAAATCCTCGCTCATCAAGGCTGTCTCCGGCGCGGTGATCCCGGATGAGGGGGAGGTTTTTCTGGAAGGCCAGAAGGTGGCCTTCCGCACCCCCATCGAGGCCCGTGCGGCGGGGATCGAGACCGTCTACCAGACGCTCGCCATGTCGCCCGCGCTCTCGATCACCGACAACATGTTCATGGGGCGGGAAATCCGCAAACCGGGCTTTCGCGGCAAATACCTGCGCCAGCTCGACAAACCCGCGATGGAGCGCTTTGCCCGTGACAAGCTCAGCGAGCTGGGGCTGATGACGATCCAGAACATCAACCAGGCGGTGGAGACGCTCTCAGGCGGGCAGCGGCAGGGGGTTGCGGTGGCGCGGGCAGCGGCCTTCGGCTCCAAGGTGATCATCCTTGATGAACCCACCGCGGCGCTCGGCGTGAAGGAAAGCCGCCGGGTGCTGGAGCTGATCCTCGACGTGAAATCGCGTGGCATCCCGATCATCCTGATCAGCCACAACATGCCCCATGTCTTCGAGGTGGCGGACCGCATCCATGTGCACCGGCTGGGGCGCAGGCTCTGCGTGGTCGATCCGAAGGATTACACCATGTCCGACGCCGTGGCCTTCATGACGGGCGCGAAAGAGCCGCCTGCCGAAGTGGCGGCGGCATGA
- a CDS encoding sugar ABC transporter substrate-binding protein — protein MRKSLFGSAVAAIALSAAPAFADGHSVSACLITKTDTNPFFVKMREGATAKAEELGIALNSYAGKVDGDHETQVQAIETCIANGAKGILLTASDTASIVPVVKQARDAGILVIALDTPLEPIDSADMTFATDNFLAGELIGKWAAATLGEEGVANARIATLDLAVSQPTVDVLRNQGFLQGFGIDLADPNVIGDEDDPRIVGSDVTAGNEEGGRRAMENLLAKDPSINVVHTINEPAAAGAYEALKSIGRENDVLIVSVDGGCPGVQNVADGVIGATSQQYPLLMASLGIEAIAAWAKDGTKPAATDGKDFFDTGVALVTDKPADGVDSISVKEGMDLCWG, from the coding sequence ATTCGTAAGAGCCTTTTCGGCAGCGCTGTTGCCGCCATCGCCCTGTCCGCCGCCCCCGCCTTCGCGGACGGCCACAGCGTGAGCGCCTGCCTCATCACCAAAACCGATACCAACCCCTTCTTCGTGAAAATGCGCGAAGGCGCGACCGCCAAGGCCGAAGAGCTGGGCATCGCGCTCAACAGCTACGCCGGCAAGGTCGACGGCGACCATGAAACACAAGTGCAGGCCATCGAAACCTGCATCGCCAACGGCGCAAAGGGCATCCTGCTGACCGCCTCTGACACCGCCTCCATCGTGCCGGTGGTGAAACAGGCCCGTGACGCAGGCATCCTCGTGATCGCGCTCGACACCCCGCTGGAGCCCATCGACTCTGCCGATATGACCTTCGCGACCGACAACTTCCTTGCTGGCGAGCTGATCGGCAAATGGGCCGCCGCAACGCTGGGCGAAGAGGGTGTGGCCAACGCCCGCATCGCAACGCTCGATCTGGCCGTGTCCCAGCCCACGGTGGACGTGCTGCGCAACCAGGGCTTCCTGCAAGGTTTCGGCATCGATTTGGCCGACCCGAACGTGATCGGCGATGAAGACGATCCGCGTATCGTCGGCTCCGACGTGACAGCCGGTAACGAGGAAGGCGGCCGCCGCGCGATGGAAAACCTGCTGGCCAAGGATCCCTCGATCAACGTGGTGCACACCATCAACGAACCGGCCGCGGCTGGCGCTTATGAAGCGCTGAAATCCATCGGCCGCGAGAACGACGTGCTCATCGTCTCCGTCGATGGTGGTTGCCCCGGCGTGCAGAACGTGGCCGACGGCGTGATCGGGGCCACCTCGCAGCAATACCCGCTGCTGATGGCCTCCCTCGGCATCGAAGCCATCGCGGCCTGGGCCAAGGACGGCACCAAACCTGCCGCCACCGACGGTAAGGATTTCTTCGACACCGGCGTCGCGCTGGTGACGGACAAGCCCGCCGACGGTGTGGACTCCATCTCGGTGAAAGAAGGCATGGACCTCTGCTGGGGCTAA
- a CDS encoding glycosyl transferase, which translates to MADFHQNGNVATLHNLRTQAPGALEAELASFAQSRHIGLILPSLFSELEGAALPHILDELSHVSYLHRIVIGLDRADAAQYRHARQFFSRLPQNHVVIWNDSPRMQAISARLEALGLNPGERGKGRNVWFCLGYTIACQDTAVAAIHDCDILTYEREMLARLVYPVANPNFPYQVAKGYYARVGEDKMNGRVSRLLVSPILIALKRVIGDRDYLDYLRTFRYPLSGEFAMRTGILPDLRIPSDWGLEIGVLSEAWRNLAPKSVCQVEISDNYDHKHQPLSEEDASTGLSRMSVDICKAIFRKLAADGTVFSEEIFRSLKATYYRSALDLLECYYSDAKMNGLTIDRHLEERSIELFAQNIVQAGQVFLENPAETPFIPTWNRVHAADPDLMRDMRAAVAADEAEFG; encoded by the coding sequence ATGGCTGACTTCCACCAGAACGGCAATGTTGCCACGCTCCACAACCTGCGCACCCAGGCACCCGGTGCGCTGGAGGCCGAGCTTGCGAGCTTCGCCCAAAGCCGCCACATCGGGCTGATCCTGCCCTCGCTCTTTTCCGAGTTGGAAGGCGCGGCGCTGCCCCATATCCTCGACGAGCTCTCCCACGTCAGCTATCTGCACCGCATCGTCATCGGGCTGGACCGCGCCGACGCCGCCCAATACCGCCACGCGCGCCAGTTCTTCAGCCGGCTGCCGCAGAACCACGTGGTGATCTGGAACGACAGCCCCCGCATGCAGGCGATCAGCGCCCGACTGGAAGCACTCGGCCTGAACCCCGGCGAACGCGGCAAGGGCCGCAACGTCTGGTTCTGCCTCGGCTACACCATCGCCTGCCAGGACACCGCCGTGGCCGCCATCCACGATTGCGACATCCTCACCTACGAGCGCGAGATGCTGGCGCGCCTTGTCTACCCGGTGGCCAATCCGAATTTCCCCTATCAGGTGGCCAAGGGCTATTATGCACGGGTGGGTGAAGACAAGATGAACGGCCGCGTGAGCCGCCTGCTTGTCTCGCCGATCCTGATCGCGCTCAAGCGCGTGATCGGGGATCGCGACTACCTCGATTACTTGCGCACCTTCCGCTACCCGCTCTCCGGCGAGTTCGCCATGCGCACGGGCATCCTCCCCGATCTGCGCATTCCGTCGGACTGGGGGCTCGAGATCGGCGTGCTCTCGGAAGCCTGGCGCAACCTCGCGCCGAAATCCGTGTGTCAGGTGGAAATCTCCGACAATTACGACCACAAGCACCAGCCCCTGAGCGAAGAGGACGCCTCCACCGGGCTGTCGCGCATGTCGGTGGACATCTGCAAGGCGATCTTTCGCAAGCTCGCCGCCGATGGCACGGTGTTCTCGGAGGAGATCTTCCGCTCCCTGAAAGCCACCTACTACCGCTCCGCGCTGGATCTGCTGGAGTGCTATTATTCCGACGCCAAGATGAACGGGCTCACGATTGACCGCCACCTCGAAGAGCGCAGCATCGAGCTTTTTGCCCAGAACATCGTGCAGGCCGGGCAGGTCTTCCTCGAAAACCCGGCCGAAACGCCTTTCATCCCGACGTGGAACCGCGTCCATGCCGCCGACCCCGACCTGATGCGCGACATGCGCGCAGCCGTGGCCGCAGATGAGGCGGAGTTCGGCTAG
- a CDS encoding HAD-IIB family hydrolase produces the protein MPPPPPFLVFTDLDGTLLDHETYDASPAAPALARLAALGVPVVMASSKTAAEIAPLRTSLGLKACPAIVENGAGLLAPGAKATSSGDVYAKLRADLETLPSALRACFTGFGDLTSEGISALTGLPLANAALAARRQFSEPGLWTGSDEARATFLSHLQTLGIHAREGGRFLTLSYGATKADRMAEIRAGYGSPRVIALGDAPNDREMLEAADVAAIIANPARAPLPPLKTEAQGKVLRPTAPGPEGWNAAIHQILDQTGLEPKGAIDG, from the coding sequence ATGCCGCCGCCCCCGCCATTCCTCGTGTTCACCGATCTCGACGGCACCCTGCTGGATCACGAAACCTATGACGCCAGTCCCGCCGCTCCTGCGCTCGCCCGCCTCGCGGCGCTGGGCGTGCCGGTTGTCATGGCCTCCAGCAAAACCGCCGCCGAAATCGCCCCCCTGCGCACGTCGCTTGGCCTAAAAGCCTGCCCGGCCATCGTCGAGAACGGCGCAGGGCTACTGGCACCGGGGGCTAAGGCCACGTCTTCCGGTGACGTCTATGCCAAGCTGCGCGCCGATCTTGAAACGCTCCCCAGCGCCTTGCGCGCATGCTTCACTGGCTTCGGCGATCTCACGTCCGAAGGTATCTCGGCGCTCACGGGCCTTCCCTTGGCCAATGCAGCGCTCGCGGCGCGGCGTCAGTTCTCCGAGCCGGGCCTTTGGACGGGCAGCGACGAGGCCCGCGCCACGTTCCTCAGCCACCTCCAAACCCTCGGCATTCACGCCCGCGAAGGCGGACGCTTCCTGACGCTCTCCTACGGGGCCACCAAGGCTGATCGCATGGCCGAGATCCGCGCGGGCTACGGTTCGCCCCGCGTTATCGCGCTGGGCGATGCGCCCAATGATCGCGAGATGCTCGAAGCGGCGGACGTCGCCGCCATCATCGCCAACCCGGCCCGTGCGCCACTGCCCCCTTTGAAGACCGAAGCGCAAGGCAAGGTGTTGCGCCCCACGGCCCCCGGCCCCGAAGGCTGGAACGCGGCCATTCACCAGATCCTTGATCAAACCGGCCTAGAGCCGAAAGGAGCCATCGATGGCTGA
- a CDS encoding ROK family transcriptional regulator, translating into MEQDNPTSEAPAAGVTISTLRGGANAARVREHNERLVLSLIRRHETLSRAEVARLSGLSAQTVTVIMRALEEEGLLLRGAPVKGKVGQPSIPMRLNPDGAFSIGLKVGRRSADLVLVDFLGHELQRRRIAYKNPRTTDIVRFAAEVSAAMLETLPAKSRSRCAGIGIATPFELWNWGAQVGASPEDMAAWRGFDLAGEIEAATGLPTHLQNDATAACGAELALGRGREFENYCYFFIGFFIGGGIVLNNAIFEGPTGNAGAMGAMPLPGRGPGYTALLDETSLFTLENRLRAAGSDPSVLWEHPDSWGDLGPLVTEWEDLVAENLAMAAASISAVIDFPTIVVDGGFPGEVRDRIAAKANARFQALGLRGLSPLEIAPGTIGPNAPSMGGAILPILSRFFITQAGI; encoded by the coding sequence ATGGAACAAGACAACCCGACAAGCGAGGCCCCGGCGGCCGGCGTGACGATCTCAACCCTTCGGGGCGGGGCCAATGCTGCGCGGGTGCGCGAGCACAACGAGCGGCTCGTGCTCTCGCTGATCCGCCGCCATGAGACGCTTTCCCGCGCCGAGGTGGCGCGGCTGAGCGGGCTTTCCGCCCAGACGGTGACGGTGATCATGCGTGCGCTGGAGGAGGAGGGCCTTCTGCTGCGCGGCGCGCCGGTGAAAGGCAAGGTGGGCCAACCGTCGATCCCGATGCGGCTGAACCCGGACGGAGCGTTTTCGATCGGGCTGAAGGTCGGGCGGCGGAGTGCGGATCTGGTGCTGGTGGATTTCCTCGGCCACGAGCTGCAGCGCCGACGGATCGCCTACAAGAACCCGCGCACGACTGACATCGTGCGCTTTGCGGCGGAGGTCTCGGCGGCGATGCTGGAGACCCTGCCCGCAAAATCGCGCTCCCGCTGCGCGGGGATCGGCATCGCGACGCCGTTCGAGCTGTGGAACTGGGGCGCGCAGGTGGGGGCCTCGCCGGAGGATATGGCCGCTTGGCGCGGCTTTGATCTGGCGGGCGAGATCGAGGCGGCCACCGGCCTGCCCACCCATCTGCAGAACGACGCCACCGCCGCCTGCGGCGCGGAGCTTGCGCTGGGGCGGGGGCGGGAGTTCGAGAATTACTGCTACTTTTTCATCGGCTTTTTCATCGGCGGCGGCATCGTGCTCAACAACGCCATTTTCGAGGGGCCTACGGGCAACGCCGGGGCGATGGGCGCGATGCCCCTGCCCGGCCGCGGCCCCGGCTATACCGCGCTCTTGGACGAAACCTCGCTCTTCACGTTGGAGAACCGCCTGCGCGCGGCGGGCAGCGACCCTTCCGTGCTCTGGGAACACCCGGACAGCTGGGGCGATCTGGGCCCGCTGGTGACGGAATGGGAAGATCTGGTGGCCGAGAACCTCGCCATGGCAGCGGCCTCCATCAGCGCGGTGATCGATTTCCCGACCATCGTGGTGGACGGCGGCTTTCCGGGCGAAGTGCGCGACAGGATAGCGGCCAAGGCAAACGCCCGCTTTCAGGCGCTCGGCCTGCGCGGCCTCAGCCCGCTTGAGATCGCCCCCGGCACCATCGGCCCCAACGCGCCCTCCATGGGCGGGGCGATCCTGCCGATCCTGTCACGGTTTTTCATCACACAGGCGGGGATTTAG
- a CDS encoding ABC transporter permease → MSESDNYETAASRAGEVASFEDHKKGLLGHFHNALHSNPALVPLIVLVAAVIGFGLLLGSRFLSPFALTLILQQVQIVGVLAAAQTLIILTAGIDLSVGAIAVLTSVIMGQFTFRYGVPAPVSVVIGLGVGTALGAVSGWLVSRVKLPPFIVTLGMWQIVLAANYLYSANETIRSQDIEAEAPFLQFMGVKLQFAGATFTLGVVLMVLLVLILAYALKSTAWGRHVYAVGDDPEAAQLAGVNVHGTLMSVYMLAGFICALAGWVMIGRFGSVSPSATTGVIGNIQAITAVVIGGISLFGGRGSILGAFFGALIVGVFELGLRMAGADPQWTFLLIGVLIIAAVAVDQWIREVSS, encoded by the coding sequence ATGTCGGAGTCCGACAATTACGAGACAGCCGCCAGCCGCGCGGGTGAGGTTGCCTCGTTCGAAGATCACAAGAAGGGCCTCTTGGGCCATTTCCACAACGCGCTTCACAGCAATCCCGCCCTCGTGCCGCTGATCGTTCTGGTCGCGGCGGTGATCGGCTTCGGCCTGCTGCTGGGCTCGCGCTTCCTGTCGCCCTTCGCGCTGACGCTGATCCTGCAGCAGGTGCAGATCGTGGGCGTGCTGGCCGCCGCGCAGACGCTCATCATCCTCACTGCGGGCATCGATCTTTCGGTTGGTGCCATCGCGGTGCTGACAAGCGTGATCATGGGGCAGTTCACCTTCCGCTACGGCGTGCCGGCCCCGGTTTCGGTGGTGATCGGCCTTGGCGTCGGCACGGCGCTTGGCGCTGTCTCGGGCTGGCTCGTGAGCCGCGTGAAGCTGCCGCCTTTCATCGTGACGCTCGGCATGTGGCAGATCGTTCTGGCCGCGAACTACCTCTATTCCGCCAATGAAACCATTCGCAGTCAGGACATCGAGGCCGAGGCCCCTTTCCTGCAATTCATGGGCGTGAAGCTGCAATTCGCCGGGGCCACCTTCACGCTGGGCGTGGTGCTCATGGTGCTGCTGGTGCTGATCCTGGCCTATGCGCTGAAATCCACCGCCTGGGGGCGGCATGTCTATGCCGTGGGCGATGATCCCGAAGCCGCGCAGCTGGCCGGGGTGAACGTGCATGGCACGCTGATGAGCGTCTACATGCTGGCGGGCTTCATCTGCGCGCTCGCGGGCTGGGTGATGATCGGGCGCTTCGGCTCGGTGTCGCCTTCCGCCACCACCGGCGTGATCGGCAACATTCAGGCCATCACGGCCGTTGTGATCGGGGGCATCTCGCTGTTCGGCGGGCGCGGCTCGATCCTTGGCGCTTTCTTCGGCGCGCTGATCGTGGGTGTTTTCGAACTGGGCCTGCGCATGGCCGGGGCGGATCCGCAATGGACCTTCCTGCTCATCGGGGTGCTCATCATTGCCGCCGTGGCGGTCGACCAATGGATCCGGGAGGTCTCGTCATGA
- a CDS encoding sugar phosphorylase, with protein sequence MTDASASFSTKIATLIRRVYPDVDADILASKIVEAFWPEGSSRRKRGRKPGNNLWSEKDALLITYGNSVVDGAHKPLDILRDFLDTYMQGTVNGVHILPFFPYTSDDGFAVTDYRAVNPILGDWPDINRIGADFKLMSDLVLNHVSSQSHWFNSYLQGHAPYDGFFFEASPEDDLSDVVRPRTHPLLREVETANGPRHVWCTFSHDQVDLDFRNPEVLLEFLRIMRLHIDNGVRIIRLDAVAFLWKEAGTPSIHLPQTHAIVQLMRLLCDYATETVVLLTETNVPNAENLSYFGNRNEAHAVYNFTLPPLVLHAMLSGTARYLNRWQVTMPPAQLGCAYLNFTASHDGIGMRPAEGVLPEEEKQKVIGSVKAFGGKLNMRALPGGGEAPYELNITFFDAMKGTFAGEDNLQIARFLASQTIVMALEGIPAFYIHSVTACHNDLEAVEKTGQNRSINRHRWDYPTLREKLDDPDTPQAQVMNGLRERIRIRCAQSAFHPNATQFTLQLDERLFGVWRQSLDRDQSIFALHNVSAETVEVSPFAINLIEGEDWVDLLSGERISAEGGDIAFAPYQCRWITNRRKT encoded by the coding sequence ATGACCGACGCCAGCGCCTCGTTTTCCACCAAGATCGCCACGCTCATCCGCCGCGTTTATCCAGATGTGGACGCCGACATCCTTGCCTCCAAGATCGTGGAGGCCTTCTGGCCGGAAGGCAGTAGCCGGCGCAAGCGGGGGCGCAAGCCGGGCAACAACCTCTGGAGCGAGAAGGACGCGCTGCTGATCACCTATGGCAATTCGGTGGTCGACGGCGCGCATAAGCCGCTCGATATCCTGCGCGATTTTCTCGACACCTACATGCAGGGCACCGTGAACGGCGTGCATATCCTGCCCTTCTTCCCCTACACCTCGGACGATGGTTTTGCCGTAACTGACTATCGCGCAGTGAACCCCATTCTGGGCGACTGGCCCGACATCAACCGCATCGGGGCAGATTTCAAGCTGATGAGCGATCTGGTGCTCAACCATGTTTCGAGCCAGAGCCATTGGTTCAACAGCTACCTGCAGGGCCATGCGCCCTATGACGGCTTCTTCTTCGAAGCGAGCCCGGAAGATGATCTGTCCGACGTCGTGCGCCCGCGCACCCACCCCCTGCTGCGCGAAGTGGAGACGGCAAACGGCCCGCGACATGTCTGGTGCACGTTCAGCCACGACCAGGTGGATCTGGATTTCCGCAACCCGGAGGTCTTGCTGGAATTCCTGCGCATCATGCGCCTGCATATCGACAATGGGGTGCGCATCATCCGGCTCGATGCCGTGGCCTTCCTCTGGAAGGAGGCCGGGACGCCCTCGATCCACCTGCCGCAGACCCATGCCATCGTGCAGCTGATGCGGCTTCTGTGCGATTACGCCACCGAAACCGTGGTGCTGCTGACCGAAACCAATGTGCCCAACGCCGAGAACCTTTCCTATTTCGGCAACCGCAACGAGGCCCATGCGGTGTACAACTTCACCCTGCCGCCGCTGGTGCTGCACGCCATGCTGTCGGGCACCGCGCGCTATCTGAACCGCTGGCAGGTGACGATGCCGCCCGCGCAGCTGGGTTGTGCGTATCTCAACTTCACCGCCTCCCATGATGGCATCGGCATGCGCCCCGCCGAAGGCGTGTTGCCGGAGGAAGAGAAGCAGAAGGTCATCGGTTCGGTGAAGGCCTTCGGCGGCAAGCTGAACATGCGCGCGCTGCCCGGCGGGGGTGAGGCACCCTATGAGCTGAACATCACCTTCTTTGACGCCATGAAGGGCACCTTTGCGGGCGAGGATAATCTGCAGATCGCGCGCTTCCTTGCCAGCCAGACCATCGTCATGGCGCTGGAGGGCATCCCGGCTTTCTACATCCATTCCGTCACCGCCTGCCACAATGATCTGGAGGCGGTGGAGAAGACGGGCCAGAACCGCTCCATCAACCGCCATCGCTGGGATTACCCCACCTTGCGCGAAAAGCTCGACGATCCCGACACGCCACAGGCGCAGGTGATGAACGGGCTGCGCGAGCGCATCCGCATCCGCTGCGCGCAATCGGCCTTCCACCCCAATGCCACGCAGTTCACCCTGCAACTGGACGAACGGCTTTTTGGCGTCTGGCGGCAGAGCCTTGATCGCGATCAATCCATTTTCGCGCTGCACAATGTGAGCGCCGAAACGGTGGAGGTCTCGCCCTTTGCGATCAACCTGATCGAGGGCGAGGATTGGGTGGACCTGCTTTCAGGCGAGCGCATTTCGGCGGAAGGCGGCGATATTGCCTTCGCGCCCTATCAGTGCCGCTGGATCACCAACCGCCGCAAAACCTAG
- a CDS encoding ABC transporter permease, whose protein sequence is MTILLIYVAIFLAAFVVVKLIRGGMRKAVDYTSLKTVTFGDESAVHADRIASVISVVAIFLIWGAFTGSKLVPIHVPGPFLGETSFTYTAQNAAGQTDDATVTVNVFKVGEEAEEPASGGGDGFAKDDGAKIGAWRSGLVRVIRNDEGGDQEGYGVIAIDGQPIASEETVKVADGTVFLTAKGSLNFTPSKGMQMEPIWMPAPEAVWSRFIEIFGEGYQGITLLQHLGWSLFRVIAGFVLGSLVGIPLGYAMGLSGWFRGWFDPIVEFMRPVPPLALIPLVIIWFGIGETGKIVLLFLAALWIMTIAARAGVSGVNISKVHAAYSLGASKRQILTQVIVPNSLPEIFTGARVAMGVCWGTVVAAELVAAEMGAGKMIVAASKFQLTDIVIMGIILIGVIGFGIDILMRKAEEYLVPWKGQS, encoded by the coding sequence ATGACGATCCTGCTGATCTATGTTGCGATTTTCCTTGCCGCCTTCGTGGTGGTGAAACTGATCCGGGGCGGCATGCGCAAGGCGGTGGATTACACCAGCCTGAAGACCGTGACCTTCGGCGATGAAAGTGCTGTGCATGCCGACAGGATTGCCTCGGTGATTTCGGTTGTCGCGATCTTCCTAATCTGGGGGGCCTTCACTGGCTCCAAGCTGGTGCCGATCCATGTGCCGGGGCCCTTCCTAGGCGAAACCAGCTTCACCTATACCGCCCAGAACGCGGCCGGGCAGACGGATGATGCCACGGTGACGGTGAATGTCTTCAAAGTGGGCGAGGAAGCCGAGGAGCCCGCAAGCGGCGGCGGCGACGGCTTTGCCAAGGATGACGGTGCCAAGATCGGCGCGTGGCGCTCGGGCCTCGTGCGGGTGATCCGCAACGATGAGGGCGGCGATCAGGAGGGCTACGGTGTGATCGCGATTGATGGCCAGCCGATTGCCTCTGAGGAAACCGTGAAAGTGGCCGATGGTACGGTGTTCCTCACGGCCAAGGGCTCGCTGAATTTCACCCCCTCCAAGGGCATGCAGATGGAACCGATCTGGATGCCCGCGCCAGAGGCCGTCTGGTCGCGCTTCATCGAGATCTTCGGCGAGGGTTATCAGGGCATCACCCTGCTGCAGCATCTTGGCTGGTCGCTGTTCCGCGTGATCGCGGGCTTCGTGCTGGGCAGCCTTGTGGGCATCCCGCTCGGCTACGCGATGGGGCTTTCGGGCTGGTTCCGCGGCTGGTTTGATCCGATCGTGGAATTCATGCGCCCGGTGCCGCCGCTGGCGCTGATCCCGCTCGTGATCATCTGGTTCGGCATCGGGGAAACCGGCAAGATCGTGCTGCTCTTCCTTGCAGCGCTCTGGATCATGACGATCGCCGCGCGGGCCGGGGTGTCGGGCGTGAACATCTCCAAGGTGCACGCGGCCTATTCGCTCGGGGCCTCCAAGCGGCAGATCCTGACGCAGGTGATCGTGCCAAACTCGCTGCCGGAGATCTTCACCGGCGCACGGGTGGCGATGGGCGTCTGTTGGGGCACAGTTGTGGCGGCAGAGCTTGTGGCCGCCGAGATGGGCGCAGGCAAGATGATCGTGGCTGCGTCCAAATTCCAGCTGACGGACATCGTGATCATGGGGATCATCCTGATCGGCGTGATCGGCTTTGGCATCGATATTCTGATGCGCAAGGCGGAGGAATACCTCGTGCCGTGGAAGGGGCAGTCCTGA
- a CDS encoding ArsR/SmtB family transcription factor, with the protein MQTQAQQAAALLKALSHEGRLMILCNLVEGEKSVSELEERLGSRQAAVSQQLARLRQDGMVQTRREGKAIYYSLADDRARRTVELMYQMFCSQG; encoded by the coding sequence ATGCAAACCCAGGCCCAACAGGCCGCTGCCCTCCTCAAGGCGCTCTCCCACGAGGGCCGCCTGATGATCCTGTGCAACCTGGTGGAAGGGGAAAAATCCGTCTCCGAACTGGAAGAACGCCTCGGCAGCCGCCAGGCCGCGGTCAGCCAGCAACTCGCCCGCCTGCGGCAGGACGGCATGGTGCAGACCCGCCGCGAGGGCAAGGCGATCTACTATTCGCTCGCCGACGACCGCGCCCGCCGCACGGTCGAGCTGATGTACCAAATGTTCTGCAGCCAGGGCTGA